The following are encoded together in the Nocardioides okcheonensis genome:
- a CDS encoding PadR family transcriptional regulator, which translates to MALEHALLVALSERPSSGLELTRRFERSLGFFWHATHQQIYRVLARMEADGWVTVETVGQEGRPDKRVHTPSETGRRVLADWLAEPMPVESFRSALAVKLRGASYGDRARLLDHLGDTRADHALRLAAYEQMEREQFPDPGSLDEAGRDQWLVLRGGIRLERFWIDWITEYLQAHERH; encoded by the coding sequence ATGGCCCTCGAGCACGCCCTCCTCGTCGCGCTCAGCGAGCGCCCGTCGAGCGGGCTCGAGCTGACCCGGCGCTTCGAGCGGTCGCTCGGCTTCTTCTGGCACGCCACCCACCAGCAGATCTACCGCGTGCTGGCACGGATGGAGGCCGACGGCTGGGTCACGGTCGAGACCGTCGGCCAGGAGGGTCGACCCGACAAGCGGGTGCACACCCCTTCCGAGACGGGCCGCCGCGTCCTCGCCGACTGGCTGGCCGAGCCGATGCCCGTCGAGAGCTTCCGCAGCGCGCTCGCGGTCAAGCTGCGCGGGGCGTCGTACGGCGACCGGGCGCGGCTGCTCGACCACCTGGGCGACACCCGGGCCGACCACGCGCTCCGGCTGGCGGCCTACGAGCAGATGGAGCGCGAGCAGTTCCCCGACCCGGGCTCCCTCGACGAGGCCGGCCGCGACCAGTGGCTGGTGCTGCGCGGCGGCATCCGGCTGGAGCGGTTCTGGATCGACTGGATCACCGAGTACCTGCAGGCACACGAGAGGCACTGA